One genomic region from Daphnia magna isolate NIES linkage group LG10, ASM2063170v1.1, whole genome shotgun sequence encodes:
- the LOC123476776 gene encoding alpha-(1,3)-fucosyltransferase C-like: MHTSARQILPSKSNLQMTTSAALSRWSRKSSTTVLLYALPLVLLIVLTGDNHLPKSTDLSARQVAEIYVDDHVIIAGVGNQSQYAYWERPDREVDLALIRGDEKNGKPALKTILFWNGLFYYPDYAFGRGRQPFIDAKCPVTTCLATDDPYLLDSVDQYDAVMFHWPSLCDYPYVASRSEHQLFVMVSDESPQWRFSGYKLPFYKDFFNLTMTYRRDSDIEWPYGQVEVLPSAPVGEDEVRAARLNVTRNYAAGKSKLAVWFVSHCKTDSRREFYVHVLKQHSRIDIFGKCGKPFCSFDQLNDCYQRIELDYKFYLSFENSLCRDYITEKFFNLLDRNIVPIVYGAGNYEAIAPPHSYIDALKYTPVQLAKYLDILDKNDTLYNEYFWWKPFYKSHYDYKEMANIAFCQLCQQLNQPRTHLQWYHDIDAWYDGGNHCHKPNRFKVPIKQFDFDNYTIPANAVVKIPL, encoded by the exons ATGCATACTTCTGCTCGTCAG ATTTTACCATCAAAGAGTAATCTTCAAATGACAACCTCAGCTGCCCTAAGTCGTTGGAGTAGAAAGTCGTCGACCACAGTGCTACTCTATGCCCTACCGCTAGTCTTACTAATAGTCCTGACCGGTGACAATCATCTACCAAAATCTACCGATCTCTCAGCGCGACAGGTGGCCGAAATCTACGTCGACGATCACGTCATCATCGC GGGAGTTGGCAACCAATCGCAATATGCATATTGGGAACGGCCTGATCGCGAAGTAGATCTTGCCTTGATTCGTGGCGATGAGAAAAATGGTAAGCCTGCTCTGAAGACTATCCTCTTTTGGAACGGCCTGTTCTATTATCCGGACTATGCCTTTGGACGAGGGCGGCAACCTTTCATCGATGCCAAGTGCCCCGTCACAACATGCCTCGCAACAGACGATCCTTATTTACTGGACTCGGTGGACCAGTACGATGCCG TCATGTTTCACTGGCCCTCACTCTGTGATTATCCGTATGTCGCCTCTCGCTCCGAGCATCAGCTTTTCGTTATGGTCTCTGACGAGTCGCCGCAG TGGCGTTTCTCTGGATACAAGTTGCCCTTTTACAAAGATTTCTTCAACCTCACTATGACCTACCGAAGAGATTCTGACATTGAATGGCCGTATGGACAGGTGGAGGTTTTGCCTTCCGCTCCTGTTGGCGAAGACGAGGTGCGTGCTGCTCGTCTCAACGTCACGCGTAACTACGCCGCAGGAAAGAGCAAACTAGCCGTCTGGTTCGTTTCTCACTGCAAAACTGATTCACG GAGAGAATTTTACGTGCACGTGCTGAAGCAACACAGCCGCATCGACATCTTTGGCAAGTGCGGAAAACCATTTTGTTCTTTCGATCAACTAAACGACTGTTACCAGCGCATCGAATTGGACTACAAGTTCTACCTCTCCTTCGAAAATTCCCTTTGTCGCGATTACATAACTGAAAAGTTCTTCAATCTTCTTGACCGAAATATTGTGCCCATCGTGTACGGTGCTGGCAACTACGAAGCCATTGCTCCACCACATTCTTACATCGACGCTCTCAAGTATACGCCAGTCCAATTAGCAAAATACCTTGACATTCTCGACAAAAACGACACTCTCTACAACGAATATTTTTGGTGGAAGCCTTTTTACAA ATCACATTACGACTACAAAGAAATGGCAAACATTGCCTTTTGTCAGCTCTGTCAGCAGCTCAATCAGCCGCGGACACATTTGCAATGGTATCACGACATAGACGCGTGGTATGACGGTGGAAACCACTGTCACAAGCCAAATCGCTTCAAG GTTCCTATCAAGCAGTTTGATTTCGATAATTACACCATACCCGCTAACGCGGTTGTAAAAATCCCGTTGTAA
- the LOC116932766 gene encoding LOW QUALITY PROTEIN: elongation factor Ts, mitochondrial (The sequence of the model RefSeq protein was modified relative to this genomic sequence to represent the inferred CDS: inserted 1 base in 1 codon), protein MLRRLFHRSSNISFRTSEMMPASQSLLSTLRKKTGYAITNCKKALEMNDNDIEKAENWLHAQAQSQGWAKAAKLQNRSTPNGLVGIMLNKKCAAMVEVNCETDFVXKNEKFQSVVTQTTGVCFKKSLETVLSSDVLQETPIIRLGFSSEQLGALQLNNKSDSKLSDFLALNIGLIGENMAVRRGAALCSTNSNIKFASSTHPEQVLDGSSLGKYAAVIAYEEGQVLSEQAELIEIIEIEKLPKQLCQHIIGMNPQSLEKEDNSSDEEETALYHQEFLAHPDYTVREVLDHVGWKIKAFLRFECGETVC, encoded by the exons ATGTTACGACGACTATTTCACCGTAGTTCCAATATTTCGTTTCGCACCAGTGAAATGATGCCAGCCAGTCAGTCTTTACTTTCAACACTAAGGAAAAAAACTGGGTATGCTATCACAAATTGTAAGAAAGCATTAGAAATGAACGACAATGATATTGAAAAG GCAGAAAACTGGCTACATGCACAAGCACAATCCCAAGGGTGGGCTAAAGCAGCAAAGCTTCAGAATCGTTCAACTCCAAATGGACTTGTAGGAATTATgttgaataaaaaatgtgCTGCAATG GTGGAGGTGAACTGTGAAACAGATTTTg tcaaaaatgaaaaattccaGTCGGTAGTAACACAAACTACTGGAGTATGTTTTAAGAAATCACTAGAAACAGTTTTATCCTCAGATGTTCTTCAA GAAACACCTATAATTAGACTTGGATTTAGTTCTGAACAGTTAGGTGCATTGCAGCTGAATAACAAATCTGATTCCAAACTTTCAGATTTTCTTGCACTTAACATAGGACTAATTGGGGAAAATATGGCTGTTCGGCGAGGAGCGGCACTTTGTTCAACCAACTCAAACATTAA GTTTGCTTCATCTACCCATCCAGAGCAGGTGCTTGATGGGTCCTCCTTAGGCAAATATGCAGCAGTGATTGCTTATGAAGAAGGCCAGGTTTTATCCGAACAGGCTGAGTTAATAGAAattattgaaattgaaaaactgCCTAAGCAGTTATGCCAACACATTATTG GAATGAACCCGCAAAGCCtggaaaaagaagacaattcctcagacgaagaagaaacagCGCTTTACCACCAAGAATTTCTTGCTCATCCTGATTATACTGTGCGAGAAGTTTTGGACCACGTCGGGTGGAAAATCAAAGCTTTCCTGCGTTTTGAATGCGGTGAAACCGTTTGCTGA
- the LOC116932768 gene encoding uncharacterized protein LOC116932768, which yields MSRRFSNLQYVSIGILFGTCVFLWTRKLNLTKTFDGGYATSNLRQTARSENEERLINSWANKIEFEESPSNFEDSEEIINGQEDNANDHVRSKEVAVSVKEAFSVNSPKASEEEEQVVDIDSSNATPDEPTVKQSTSPEPVDTASDAPTPTIENSEESSSISVGTSEALSLPVSTTTITTIVSP from the exons ATGTCTCGTCGTTTCAGTAACTTACAGTATGTATCTATAGGAATATTGTTCGGCACATGTGTCTTTTTATGGActagaaaattaaatttaacaaaGACATTCGACGGAGGATATGCAACTAGTAATCTACGCCAG ACTGCCCGaagtgaaaatgaagaacgtTTAATCAATTCTTGGGCTAATAAAATAGAATTCGAAGAATCGCCATCAAATTTCGAAGATAGCGAGGAAATAATTAATGGCCAAGAAGACAATGCCAACGATCATGTGCGTTCAAAAGAAGTCGCTGTTTCTGTTAAAGAGGCCTTTTCGGTAAATAGTCCCAAAGCatctgaagaagaagaacaggtTGTGGATATTGATTCCTCCAATGCAACTCCGGATGAGCCAACTGTTAAGCAAAGCACTTCACCAGAACCAGTCGACACCGCGTCGGATGCGCCAACTCCGACTATTGAAAACAGCGAGGAAAGTTCATCAATATCAGTTGGAACGTCAGAAGCTCTAAGCTTACCTGTTTCCACAACAACGATAACAACAATAGTTTCTCCATGA